TTGTGAAGTAATTTTGAACCAAAAATGTGCTTAACTTTTCTCTGACACAAGAACATGTACAACAAAATATGTTAATAGTACAGAACACTGCATCATGAATTGAGCTTCTTACATTGTTACTGAAACTATTACAAGCAAACTAAAACagatgattttaaaaatgtataaaCACATACAGGTACACTTTATGATGTTACAGATTGAGAATTGTAGGTTACCATTCAGagacaatgaaaaataaatggttaatttgttttcttttttgcattaTTTACAGTAAAACAATAACTAGGTACTGAAATTTTCTACATCAGCTGCTGCAATCCTCAAGGCCATATTTTTCACTAAGGATGCTGACAGTTTGGTTGTAAGCACTGAAAAGCAAgcaatttgaaattatttatgACATCGTAATAATGCTTCTATCTACGTAAGATTGCCTTAAGTGTAAATTACAACAATAACTTATATATTAAAACATTGAAGGACCATAGCCAGGataaaacatgcttaaaatttaaaaacgaTCTCTGGCTAAAAAGATTAAGAAAATATGAGCTTTCAACTTCCCGAACTGCAGTCTTCGACGGGTGAAATGAATGATAAGAAAGGGGAAGGGGAAATTTAAATAACAAGTTTAAATCGAGAAacataaaagtaaaataattatggaTGTTTGCCACAACACTGATTTTGAAAACGTGTCAATTATTGACAAAGGCACCTTCAGAACCAGGAAAACATAAGAGTGCCAGAGTGGCACCTAACGCAGATAACAATTCTTGCCTGCTACCTCCACAATACAGCATTCTTTTTAACAAACATCcataattatttcacttttattgtttcgcGATTTACACTCATTATTTAAATTTCCTTCTCCACTTTCTTATCATTCATTTCACCTGTCGAAGACTGCAGTTCGCGCAGTCAAAAGCTCGTATTTTCTTAATCTTTTTAGCCAGAGAtcgtttttaaattttaagaaaaactaTTCTCTCTAATATTATACATCTATTAATGTATCTGGGACTACCAAGCCAATTACCACAATATTATGATTTTATGAAGCAAGCCTGTTGGCCCAGATTCCTCACTTTGGCAACCCATTTATCTTGTCAATCATGACAAAGATTTGACAAGGAGAGAGAGGTTGCAAGTTTAAGAAAGGCACAAATAGAAGTAAATATAAATCATCACAGAGTACATTTTACTATCTCAAAGTACATCAGGTGATCATGACATgcaaaaaatttgatcatttgtcttgttcattaaaaaagGCACATACAAGCTTGAATGCATGTTGACCTTCAGAGAAAAATATACTCTCTTGTATGGAATGCCAAACGTgacaaaagtgttgaaaatcaaaagctAAGTTGCATCATTGAAAAAGTATAGGTTTTTCCATTAAATATGTGTTGTACTGTGTTATTTATGGGTAACACATTGCGTACGTATAACTTATGGTGAGGTAAAtatattggttgaaaaattgaccatatatttttattgcttgAAATTGGCTGCTGAAATATATAGGTTTTAAGTATCGATTTGTTGTCTTTTCCCGAAATCTTCTAAATAAGCTGATGGGCACATTACGAACTGGCATCGCATGGAAAACAACGCCATGTTGAAATATTCATACATTTCAAGATGCTGTGTCTACACATCCAGCAACCGAGTACGGTTTTCAaccaatataatttatttacctCATCATAAGTTATACGTGCACAATTGTTTACCCATTAATAATATACACGAAAAAATTtatccattctgattggttaagaactgtgcagttttttttcaaaacagctcagaaaagagttaattcagtgcaaaaagaggaaacaaaccgagcattctgattggtcaatgatcaaagaaactcacagatggccaatcaaatcttttgctttcaaatcaagtgcACCCCCTGGATGGTGCAATTGATGGCATAAtgtttccctgattgcgtgatatgCGTGTGTTTCTACTGCTTAAACATctcaattttttcatgtatattattaataagtaatcacatgatctTTCTCGtacaatttggaataaataagcacttgtaaatttttcaaagaccccaaattgcactcaccCTACGGGAtcatgcaattttgttagtctttgaaaaatttactcgcgcttatttattccaaattgtactcaaaatcatgtgattacctatacaaataaCACAGTACAGCACATACCGTATTTAATGGCAAAACCTATATTTTCGATGATGCAACTTATTaccttttgattttcaacacttttgtcACGTTTAGTGTTTCATACTCTTGAGTATTGCAATATGATCTACACGtaaattggaaaaacaaaattcaaaagaacagACAGCCTATTAAGAAGCTGTAGGAGCTgcccaataataataacaatattattgaaaattattattattgctatttttaattattataaatacgACAGATAATAATCTTAAGTGATAGAAGGAACAAATTTAATAGTAACTGACATTGATAATTCAAAACTCTTGTTAGACATATTTAAAAAACCAACAGGGGAGTGAAatttaagacaaaaatattGACATAGCACACACAAGTCACTATTACTTCTTTCTATGTCAACaccaaaaatttcaaacaactatgtacatgtaagtatttcaacattgtGCTGAAATACAGCACTGCCACTCCTAGTTAATCAGTTCGCATGAATAAATATTTCTCAGGTACCAGTATACCTAGTTACCTTTGAAAACTCAGccaacttttcaaaaaaacaatgtaaagaaaaaacacacacGTCCCTAAATTGTGTTACCTTCCTTCCCTAATGATGGAAAACTTGCCAGAAACTGACAAATTCACTACAGTTGATCCCTTACGGCAATCTTCTGTTAATCCTATTACACCACCATCAAGGATCAGATCAAGGTTTGACCAGATATCTTTGAATTCCTTTGCaatgttgaaacaaaataaaacaaaaagaaaagacaaaattgtTAAAGGCCACTTTGGTAATCAGAGAGACCTCTTACAACTCAATTGAACTGAATATCatgtttgaaataaaacttgaaatgtattaaaataattagacCAAATGGTGAACTagtgaaaattttattgaGCTTCATTACACACAGAATAGATTAcctattttaaaatttttctcttcttcctgAGGACAagaacatcaagaaaacaaacaagaataGGAAGGATGGATAAATATTGGTTAATGGATAGCAGCATTCACAAAACTCCATAGTGActcttcaagttcaattcagCCTTGCATCACAATGCAAGGCTTTGAaaagtataataataacactaataatgataataataataataacaattatcatAATCATTAGTGGTGGGATGTTAACCTTTTGGAACATTGACTCAATGTAATGTAAACGTTTTACCTCAATTCTTAAACTGCTTTGTCCCACTGTACTAACATTTGCACTTGTAAGTGCAAGGGGCTCATTGCAAGCTAAACTCAGCTGTCGAACAAATTCATGATCTGGGATTCTTATCCCAACAAGTTGTGTCGTTGGGTTCAGTTCTGGATTTAATGCTTCAGTCCTTTCAAATACTAGTGTAACTGGGCCAGGGAGCAAGTCTTGAAGGACATCATCACCAATGGTCACTTTTCCCCATCTATGACAGTtgagagaaataaaaatggaaaCTGAAGCTCATCTCAAACACCCCAAATTCCTGCTACTTGTATTTGTAATACATGGCTACCCCAATAACAGCGTCAAGACTCTTATAAGGATGTACAGCATGGGTACTCTCACAGGTAGGTGAAGATGCTTAAACGAATACCGGCACAcagatatttttgaaaatatatttttttttcctctgtaCTTGCCTCTAATCCACAACTATAAACATGCTTGTTGACTGAAAATGATCAATTTATTAATGCACTCTCTAGACCAAaggtttttttaaaatggagGCTTATTGTATTTGGGAGAACAGCTAAAACATAGGTTTTCCAATGTGATGAGATCAGAGACTCAAAATACCAAAGGGAGCCCTTGTGCACACAAGTTACAAGTTTTCTAGCTGGAGGGCAGTCTGAGTTTTTAGATAATTTTACATTGATTTGCAAAACACCACCCATCTTCATAGGTGGTTTATGACTTACTTATAAACATCTTCTACATTTCCAACACAGATTGCCACAGGTTTCTCTTCATGTCTCTTCTTTATTTGATACAGTTTTTTGACAGCTTCTGTAGACTGCGCAAGTGCTGCCACACCGTAAATAGTGTCAGTAGGAAGAGCAATAACATTACCATTCTTCAGTGAAGCAACTGCAGTATCTAAAACATTTCCACACTTGGGGGGACCAcctaataacaaaataaaaaagcaacaGAAAAGATAAACCCCAAGTTATGACATGGTGCTTCAAGTATGGTATCTATACTCTTCACAGCCAGAGACGATCAAAAATTCCAATAAGCTGACTTCAGGCCAGTTCACAAACACCTCATACGACTACAGCACACATACGAAGCACaaatcattcttttcaaaaagcaATCCATGAGGTGTTTCCTCTCTCAGTGAAGTGTTAAGGCTAGGCTAAACtaagaaacattgttgcggaaacattgttgcggatgcagatgtttcccaatttagccgcacgggaaacatgtgttgcgga
This sequence is a window from Acropora palmata chromosome 6, jaAcrPala1.3, whole genome shotgun sequence. Protein-coding genes within it:
- the LOC141884128 gene encoding threonylcarbamoyl-AMP synthase-like codes for the protein MNSSVKVLSLSTNVCQSYDGGPPKCGNVLDTAVASLKNGNVIALPTDTIYGVAALAQSTEAVKKLYQIKKRHEEKPVAICVGNVEDVYKWGKVTIGDDVLQDLLPGPVTLVFERTEALNPELNPTTQLVGIRIPDHEFVRQLSLACNEPLALTSANVSTVGQSSLRIEEFKDIWSNLDLILDGGVIGLTEDCRKGSTVVNLSVSGKFSIIREGSAYNQTVSILSEKYGLEDCSS